One Pseudonocardia sediminis DNA window includes the following coding sequences:
- a CDS encoding glycosyltransferase family 2 protein — protein sequence MPNTDTWVVVPVYNEETVIADVIAGLGERFPNVVCVDDGSKDESAARIATTHAHLVKHPINLGQGASLQTGIDYALRRGARFVVTFDADGQHSVSDAERMLEVARSGEADVVLGSRFLESTEQVPGLKRLVLRVVVALSPSTRKLGLTDAHNGLRVLSRQVAENMRISMNGMAHASEIVDALARSPWRVREVPVTILYTDYSRAKGQSLLNGVNILFDLSVRGQR from the coding sequence GTGCCCAACACGGACACGTGGGTGGTGGTCCCCGTCTACAACGAGGAGACCGTCATCGCCGACGTGATCGCAGGTCTGGGCGAGCGCTTCCCGAACGTCGTCTGCGTCGACGACGGCAGCAAGGACGAGTCCGCCGCCCGGATCGCGACGACACACGCGCACCTCGTCAAACACCCGATCAACCTCGGGCAGGGCGCCTCCCTGCAGACCGGGATCGACTACGCCCTGCGGCGCGGCGCGCGCTTCGTCGTCACGTTCGACGCGGACGGCCAGCACTCGGTCTCCGACGCCGAGCGGATGCTCGAGGTCGCCCGCTCCGGCGAGGCCGACGTGGTGCTGGGCTCCCGTTTCCTGGAGTCGACCGAGCAGGTGCCGGGCCTCAAGCGGCTCGTGCTGCGTGTGGTGGTGGCGCTCTCGCCGTCCACCCGCAAGCTGGGTCTGACGGATGCGCACAACGGCCTGCGGGTTCTTTCCCGTCAGGTCGCCGAGAACATGCGGATCAGCATGAACGGCATGGCACACGCCTCGGAGATCGTCGACGCCCTCGCCCGCTCGCCGTGGCGGGTGCGCGAGGTGCCGGTGACGATCCTCTACACCGACTACTCCCGGGCCAAGGGACAGTCGCTGCTCAACGGCGTGAACATCCTGTTCGACCTGTCCGTGCGAGGCCAGAGGTGA
- a CDS encoding DUF6541 family protein translates to MGPLDRLTLLAGLVVALLPGAALLAALRIRSPLLFAALTPTATIGVLLAVASATGAVGLPFSPLTAGLVTAVLLAVGILRWWRGRSSAAPRVRPSAPAVVGTVLVLTGALFGTRTWLRGFGGLDRVNQEHDMITHQVVVAWIMRTGRAAPWQVEPVDLLTGTPVSFYPDGSHLAPALLAALGPGAVPGLNALTVVYLAVCWVLSVAVLTAVAARRLRAGTSAAWLAAGVAGIVAPALYRPAFQLMHDGGIYATAVALALAPGLIAALLWSERERRVRTAVALGVGAAGLVASYPGAAVTVGLSTIAWLVGDLVTRDGWVRLRRSVPVLLGAGVVAGVLAAPLVLRAGGSVSGVASFGADSPPAAFGDSLGSALGLGYGGFLDPQRTTGQVGLTVLYLVGVLVVIRARRGLGPVLAWAVWVSIVVAAFLSPGVGLEAQVTGFFYNAMLRVWSHVSLFVPTFAGLAVVLVVTEAVRRTRRAFPRVVRAWPVASVLVLVAGLVLLAVPVRTAMNTNTRSVAERYATPEFVRVSPSDLGAVDFLRGRVVPGERVMNSANDGSTFLYVAAGIPVVNLTSLGNGSAPWTFGLMRSFNRYPTDPAVRAELDRLDIGWVYVDSDAPGIGAGGAPYGWVDRSRPFSTAPGLTNLDGLPGLTLAYRNGTVSVYRLDLARLAPAG, encoded by the coding sequence GTGGGCCCGCTGGACCGCCTGACCCTGCTGGCGGGGCTGGTCGTCGCCCTCCTGCCCGGCGCCGCGCTGCTGGCCGCGCTGCGGATCCGCAGCCCGCTGCTGTTCGCCGCGCTGACCCCGACCGCGACGATCGGCGTGCTGCTCGCCGTCGCGAGCGCGACCGGTGCCGTCGGGCTGCCGTTCTCCCCGCTGACCGCCGGGCTCGTGACGGCCGTGCTGCTCGCCGTCGGGATCCTGCGGTGGTGGCGGGGCCGGTCCTCCGCCGCGCCACGGGTCCGCCCGTCGGCGCCGGCCGTGGTGGGGACCGTGCTCGTCCTGACCGGGGCGTTGTTCGGGACGCGGACGTGGCTGCGCGGCTTCGGCGGCCTGGACCGGGTGAACCAGGAACACGACATGATCACCCACCAGGTCGTCGTCGCCTGGATCATGCGCACCGGTCGCGCTGCACCCTGGCAGGTGGAACCGGTCGACCTGCTCACCGGCACGCCGGTCTCGTTCTACCCCGACGGCAGCCACCTCGCCCCGGCCCTGCTGGCCGCGCTCGGACCGGGCGCGGTCCCGGGCCTGAACGCGCTCACCGTCGTCTACCTGGCCGTGTGCTGGGTGCTCTCGGTCGCGGTGCTGACGGCCGTCGCCGCCCGCCGGCTGCGCGCCGGGACGTCGGCGGCGTGGCTCGCCGCGGGCGTCGCCGGGATCGTCGCCCCGGCCCTGTACCGGCCGGCGTTCCAGCTGATGCACGACGGCGGCATCTACGCCACGGCCGTCGCCCTCGCACTGGCCCCGGGGCTGATCGCCGCGCTGCTGTGGTCCGAACGGGAACGCCGGGTGCGGACCGCCGTCGCGCTCGGGGTGGGGGCCGCGGGACTCGTGGCGAGCTACCCGGGGGCAGCGGTGACGGTCGGCCTGAGCACGATCGCCTGGCTGGTCGGTGACCTCGTGACCCGCGACGGGTGGGTGCGGCTGCGCCGCTCGGTGCCGGTCCTGCTCGGCGCGGGGGTGGTCGCCGGGGTGCTGGCGGCGCCGCTGGTGCTGCGGGCCGGCGGGTCGGTGTCCGGCGTGGCGTCGTTCGGCGCGGACTCCCCGCCGGCGGCGTTCGGGGACTCGCTGGGCAGCGCGCTCGGACTCGGCTACGGCGGTTTCCTGGACCCGCAGCGCACGACCGGGCAGGTCGGGCTGACCGTTCTGTACCTGGTCGGGGTGCTGGTCGTGATCCGGGCGCGGCGCGGGCTCGGCCCGGTGCTGGCCTGGGCGGTCTGGGTCTCGATCGTCGTCGCGGCGTTCCTGAGCCCGGGCGTCGGCCTGGAGGCGCAGGTCACGGGCTTCTTCTACAACGCGATGCTGCGGGTCTGGTCGCACGTGTCGCTGTTCGTACCGACGTTCGCCGGACTCGCCGTCGTGCTCGTCGTGACCGAGGCCGTCCGGCGGACGCGACGGGCGTTCCCCCGCGTCGTCCGGGCCTGGCCGGTGGCCTCGGTGCTGGTGCTCGTGGCCGGGCTCGTGCTGCTCGCGGTGCCGGTGCGCACCGCCATGAACACCAACACGCGCAGCGTCGCCGAGCGCTATGCGACGCCCGAGTTCGTCCGGGTCTCGCCGTCCGACCTCGGTGCCGTGGACTTCCTGCGGGGCCGTGTGGTGCCCGGCGAGCGGGTGATGAACTCGGCCAACGACGGCTCGACGTTCCTCTACGTCGCGGCCGGGATCCCGGTCGTCAACCTCACCTCGCTGGGCAACGGCAGCGCTCCCTGGACGTTCGGGCTGATGAGGTCGTTCAACCGCTACCCGACCGACCCGGCGGTCCGGGCGGAGCTGGACCGGCTCGACATCGGCTGGGTCTACGTGGACTCCGACGCGCCCGGCATCGGCGCGGGCGGCGCTCCGTACGGCTGGGTGGACCGGAGCAGGCCGTTCTCGACCGCGCCCGGCCTGACGAACCTCGACGGGCTCCCCGGCCTCACCCTCGCCTACCGCAACGGCACCGTCTCGGTCTACCGCCTCGACCTCGCGCGGCTGGCCCCGGCGGGCTGA
- a CDS encoding winged helix-turn-helix transcriptional regulator, translating into MDTPPTTTGELRITAPHRELLDQVLDKWSLSILNELCERPARFNDLRRAIPTVTQKSLTATLRRLERNGIVERVLLSSRPVAVEYRITPLGKTLRRPVEVLLDWAEAHLPEIERARRAFDLT; encoded by the coding sequence ATGGATACCCCGCCGACGACGACCGGCGAGCTCAGGATCACGGCACCGCACCGGGAACTGCTCGACCAGGTCCTGGACAAGTGGTCGCTGAGCATCCTGAACGAGCTCTGCGAGCGGCCCGCACGGTTCAACGACCTGCGCCGCGCCATCCCCACGGTGACGCAGAAGTCGCTCACCGCGACCCTGCGACGGCTCGAACGCAACGGCATCGTCGAGCGCGTGCTCCTCAGCTCGCGCCCCGTCGCCGTGGAGTACCGGATCACCCCGCTGGGCAAGACACTGAGACGGCCCGTCGAGGTGCTCCTGGACTGGGCCGAGGCCCACCTGCCCGAGATCGAACGAGCCCGTCGTGCGTTCGACCTGACGTGA
- a CDS encoding aspartate aminotransferase family protein, whose amino-acid sequence MTTDDLLARHRAVLPSWMALYYDEPMEIVSGSGRRVTASDGRTYLDLFAGILTNGIGYDLPEISDAVRSQVDTGVLHTSTLYLIRKQVELAEKIAALSGIDDAKVFFTCSGTEANEAALLLATEYRRSSQVLAMRNSFHGRGFASMAVTGNRGWSASALSPLQVHYVHGGYRYRSPFRHLSDADYVQACVDDLVDVLDTATAGDVACMIAEPIQGVGGFAHGPDGLFGAFAKELSQRGILLIADEVQTGWGRTGEHFWGIQAHGVVPDAMTFAKGLGNGLTIGGVVARAGLMDCLQANSISTFGGNPLSTAGAHAALTYLLDHDLQANCAARGDELFAGLRALDLPVVGDVRGKGLMIGIELVGPGGEPNAPAAALALQRARENGILIGKGGLYGNVLRIAPPMTLTADEAAEGLAALTATLRSVQAEVTPTP is encoded by the coding sequence GTGACGACCGACGACCTCCTCGCGCGGCACCGCGCCGTCCTCCCGTCCTGGATGGCGCTGTACTACGACGAGCCGATGGAGATCGTGTCCGGCTCCGGGCGGCGGGTCACCGCATCCGACGGGCGCACCTACCTCGACCTGTTCGCCGGGATCCTGACCAACGGCATCGGATACGACCTGCCCGAGATCTCCGACGCCGTCCGCTCGCAGGTCGACACGGGTGTTCTGCACACCTCGACGCTGTACCTGATCCGCAAGCAGGTCGAGCTGGCCGAGAAGATCGCCGCGCTGTCCGGGATCGACGACGCGAAGGTGTTCTTCACCTGCTCGGGCACCGAGGCCAACGAGGCCGCGCTGCTCCTGGCGACGGAGTACCGGCGCAGCTCGCAGGTGCTGGCGATGCGCAACTCCTTCCACGGCCGCGGGTTCGCCTCGATGGCCGTCACCGGCAACCGGGGATGGTCGGCGTCGGCGCTGTCCCCGCTGCAGGTGCACTACGTGCACGGCGGCTACCGCTACCGCAGCCCCTTCCGTCACCTCTCCGACGCCGACTACGTCCAGGCCTGCGTCGACGACCTGGTCGACGTCCTGGACACCGCCACCGCCGGCGACGTCGCGTGCATGATCGCGGAGCCGATCCAGGGCGTCGGCGGGTTCGCCCACGGCCCGGACGGGCTGTTCGGCGCGTTCGCCAAGGAGCTCTCGCAGCGCGGCATCCTGCTCATCGCCGACGAGGTGCAGACCGGCTGGGGCCGCACCGGCGAGCACTTCTGGGGCATCCAGGCGCACGGCGTCGTCCCGGACGCGATGACGTTCGCCAAGGGCCTGGGCAACGGCCTGACGATCGGCGGCGTCGTCGCCCGCGCGGGACTGATGGACTGCCTGCAGGCGAACTCGATCTCGACGTTCGGCGGCAACCCGCTCTCCACGGCCGGTGCGCACGCCGCCCTGACCTACCTGCTCGACCACGACCTGCAGGCCAACTGCGCCGCCCGCGGTGACGAGCTGTTCGCCGGCCTGCGGGCGCTGGACCTCCCGGTCGTCGGCGACGTGCGCGGCAAGGGCCTGATGATCGGGATCGAGCTCGTCGGACCGGGCGGGGAGCCGAACGCCCCCGCCGCCGCCTTGGCCCTGCAACGGGCCCGGGAGAACGGGATCCTGATCGGCAAGGGCGGTCTGTACGGCAACGTCCTGCGCATCGCCCCGCCGATGACGCTCACCGCCGACGAGGCCGCCGAGGGCCTCGCCGCGCTGACCGCGACCCTGCGCTCGGTGCAGGCCGAGGTCACGCCCACTCCCTGA
- a CDS encoding putative sugar O-methyltransferase — protein sequence MDPRALLELMLSDLDGAQELYKPTNFWQTGLEQVVKDLREHGFTDFRRHPSATFFYAPRYAPVAKPAVALSRLAALAGANGKLIKDRLDQVPVARGHHGTVRALDLPDAAPRIAGMSESAVGSPTEQLTFDGQRHSRSSLNYLRGLVMLKRAVPDLRIDTVLEIGGGYGTLGEILVPQNPGLRYIDIDIPPVAAVATYYLQQVLGTDQVLDYGATRDAEKIEIDQITQRAAVLCSWQLPKLVGSVDLFANFISFQEMEPDVVANYARLVSGLGARYLLLRNSPVGKPNVREPMLRERYLESFPEYELVASDCGLYGQDSEGTLSEVMVFVRR from the coding sequence ATGGATCCCCGTGCGCTCCTCGAGCTGATGCTGTCCGATCTCGATGGCGCGCAGGAGCTCTACAAGCCGACGAACTTCTGGCAGACCGGCCTGGAGCAGGTCGTGAAGGACCTGCGCGAGCACGGGTTCACCGACTTCCGCCGGCACCCGAGCGCGACGTTCTTCTACGCCCCGCGCTACGCGCCGGTCGCGAAGCCCGCGGTCGCGCTCTCCCGGCTGGCCGCGCTGGCCGGCGCGAACGGCAAGCTGATCAAGGACCGCCTGGACCAGGTCCCGGTCGCCCGCGGGCACCACGGGACCGTCCGCGCCCTCGACCTGCCCGACGCCGCCCCGCGGATCGCCGGCATGTCCGAGTCGGCCGTCGGCTCACCGACCGAGCAGCTGACGTTCGACGGTCAGCGGCACAGTCGTTCGTCGCTGAACTACCTGCGTGGCCTGGTGATGCTCAAGCGCGCGGTGCCCGACCTGAGGATCGACACCGTGCTGGAGATCGGCGGCGGCTACGGGACGCTCGGGGAGATCCTCGTCCCGCAGAACCCGGGCCTGCGCTACATCGACATCGACATCCCACCGGTCGCGGCCGTGGCGACCTACTACCTGCAGCAGGTCCTCGGCACCGACCAGGTGCTCGACTACGGCGCGACCCGCGACGCCGAGAAGATCGAGATCGACCAGATCACGCAGCGCGCGGCGGTCCTGTGCTCCTGGCAGCTGCCGAAGCTGGTCGGCTCGGTGGACCTGTTCGCCAACTTCATCTCGTTCCAGGAGATGGAGCCCGACGTCGTCGCCAACTACGCGCGCCTGGTCAGCGGCCTGGGGGCGCGCTATCTGCTGCTGCGCAACTCCCCGGTCGGCAAGCCGAACGTCCGCGAGCCCATGCTGCGCGAGCGCTACCTGGAGTCCTTCCCGGAGTACGAGCTGGTCGCCTCGGACTGCGGTCTCTACGGCCAGGACAGCGAGGGCACGCTGTCCGAGGTGATGGTGTTCGTCCGGCGGTAG
- the pseI gene encoding pseudaminic acid synthase — protein MRSPDAITIGEHRVGPGERPFVIAEMSGNHNGSLDRALEIVDAIAGTGAQAVKLQTYRADTITIDADGPAFRIRDDHGLWGGRNLYQLYEQAHTPWEWHEPLFTRAREHGLVPFSSPFDPTAIDLLESLDAAAYKVASAELVDLPLIRRMGATGRPMVMSTGMATLGEIDAAVTAARDGGCSELVLLACTASYPAEPQDANLQTIPALREAFGVPVGLSDHTYGIGVAVASVAMGAVAIEKHVTLRREDGGVDSDFSLEPDELAALCRESDAARLAMGPARFGPRESERDTLALRRSLFVVADVTAGEKVTEANVRSIRPAGGLATDTIGTVLGRTFTRDVERGTPLTWDLI, from the coding sequence ATGCGCAGCCCCGACGCGATCACCATCGGCGAGCACCGGGTCGGCCCCGGCGAGCGGCCGTTCGTGATCGCCGAGATGTCCGGTAACCACAACGGCTCCCTGGACCGGGCGCTGGAGATCGTCGACGCGATCGCCGGCACCGGGGCGCAGGCGGTGAAGCTGCAGACCTACCGGGCCGACACGATCACGATCGACGCCGACGGCCCGGCGTTCCGGATCCGTGACGACCACGGCCTGTGGGGCGGGCGGAACCTCTACCAGCTCTACGAGCAGGCGCACACGCCGTGGGAGTGGCACGAGCCGCTGTTCACCCGGGCCCGCGAGCACGGCCTGGTGCCGTTCTCCAGCCCGTTCGACCCGACCGCGATCGACCTGCTGGAATCCCTCGACGCGGCGGCCTACAAGGTCGCCTCGGCCGAGCTCGTGGACCTGCCGCTGATCCGCCGGATGGGCGCGACCGGCCGTCCGATGGTGATGTCCACCGGGATGGCGACCCTCGGCGAGATCGACGCCGCGGTGACCGCGGCCCGCGACGGCGGCTGCTCGGAGCTCGTCCTGCTCGCCTGCACCGCCTCCTACCCGGCCGAGCCGCAGGACGCGAACCTGCAGACGATCCCGGCGCTGCGCGAGGCGTTCGGGGTGCCGGTCGGGCTGTCGGACCACACCTACGGGATCGGCGTCGCCGTCGCGTCGGTGGCGATGGGTGCGGTCGCGATCGAGAAGCACGTGACGCTGCGGCGCGAGGACGGCGGGGTCGATTCCGACTTCAGCCTGGAGCCCGACGAGCTCGCCGCGCTGTGTCGCGAGTCCGACGCGGCGCGCCTGGCGATGGGTCCGGCCCGGTTCGGCCCGCGCGAGTCCGAGCGCGACACCCTGGCCCTGCGCCGGTCGCTGTTCGTCGTCGCGGACGTGACAGCGGGGGAGAAGGTCACCGAGGCCAACGTCCGGTCCATCCGGCCGGCCGGTGGCCTGGCCACCGACACGATCGGCACCGTCCTGGGCCGGACGTTCACCCGTGACGTCGAGCGCGGTACGCCCTTGACCTGGGACCTGATCTAG
- a CDS encoding energy-coupling factor transporter transmembrane component T family protein gives MSPFGLYEPGSSVLHRAPAGPSLLFVLVFAAATVAVTSPWWLGGACLLVASGFVVARIPLRRVWPLLRTLVLLVVLILAVQWWFLGPERALVVCLRIVAALGVASLFTLVTRVEDLVDAIERALGPLRRFGVDPERVGVVVGLTVQAVGTLAGIAGSVREAARARGAKRSITAFAVPFVVRTLRYADELGEALAARGWGDRDPGDRHRGSEMRHP, from the coding sequence GTGAGCCCCTTCGGGCTCTACGAACCCGGATCGAGCGTGCTGCACCGCGCGCCGGCCGGGCCATCGCTGCTGTTCGTGCTGGTGTTCGCGGCGGCGACGGTGGCGGTGACGTCGCCGTGGTGGCTGGGCGGGGCGTGCCTGCTCGTCGCGTCGGGCTTCGTCGTGGCGCGGATCCCGCTGCGCCGGGTGTGGCCGCTGCTGCGGACCCTGGTGCTGCTGGTGGTGCTGATCCTGGCCGTGCAGTGGTGGTTCCTCGGACCGGAACGGGCGCTCGTGGTGTGCCTGCGGATCGTGGCCGCGCTCGGTGTCGCGTCGCTGTTCACACTGGTCACGCGCGTCGAGGACCTGGTCGACGCGATCGAGCGCGCGCTCGGGCCGCTGCGCCGGTTCGGGGTGGACCCGGAGCGGGTCGGCGTTGTCGTCGGGCTCACGGTGCAGGCGGTCGGGACGCTCGCCGGCATCGCCGGATCGGTCCGCGAGGCCGCCCGGGCACGCGGGGCGAAGCGGTCGATCACCGCGTTCGCGGTCCCGTTCGTGGTCCGGACCCTGCGCTACGCCGACGAGCTCGGCGAGGCCCTCGCCGCCCGCGGATGGGGCGATCGCGACCCCGGTGATCGGCACCGTGGCAGCGAAATGCGACATCCGTGA
- a CDS encoding DUF2304 domain-containing protein: MILQIVLVLAAVAALVYFVRSGQNVGIRAGKRLAFGAFVLVNIYAVLRPNDVTWVARHLGIGRGTDLVVYLLVVAFVFGMLNSYLRDREISQHLTNLARQLAIRDAELARREDELAARLAETAAVVQAEIPAASSAAVSAGAGANGAGTNGTGTTPPDRTGPPRAEHPAGE, encoded by the coding sequence GTGATCCTGCAGATCGTGCTGGTGCTGGCGGCCGTCGCCGCGCTGGTGTACTTCGTCCGCAGCGGGCAGAACGTCGGCATCCGGGCCGGGAAGCGACTCGCGTTCGGCGCGTTCGTCCTGGTCAACATCTACGCCGTGCTCCGGCCGAACGACGTCACGTGGGTCGCGCGGCACCTTGGCATCGGCCGCGGTACCGACCTGGTCGTCTACCTGCTCGTCGTCGCGTTCGTGTTCGGGATGCTGAACTCCTACCTGCGCGACCGCGAGATCAGCCAGCACCTGACGAACCTCGCGCGGCAGCTGGCGATCCGTGACGCCGAGCTCGCCCGCCGCGAGGACGAGCTCGCCGCCCGCCTGGCCGAGACCGCCGCCGTGGTGCAGGCCGAGATCCCGGCCGCGTCGAGCGCGGCCGTGTCGGCCGGCGCCGGAGCGAACGGTGCCGGGACGAACGGGACCGGCACGACACCGCCGGACCGGACCGGACCTCCCCGGGCGGAGCACCCGGCGGGCGAGTGA